From the genome of Populus trichocarpa isolate Nisqually-1 chromosome 15, P.trichocarpa_v4.1, whole genome shotgun sequence, one region includes:
- the LOC18105556 gene encoding laccase-1 isoform X1 translates to MEAVRKHYGILLASLAIIAAALPCCSSETTRRFQFNVEWKKVTRLCTTKQLLMVNGQYPGPTIAVHEGDNVEIKVKNRIAQNTTLHWHGVRQLRTGWADGPAYITQCPIRGGQSYTYKFTVTGQRGTLLWHAHYAWQRASVYGALIIYPRIPYPFSHPIQAEIPIIFGEWWNGDPDEIEKTMLLTGGGPDSSNAYTINGLPGPLYPCSNQDTFIQTVEYGKTYLLRIINAALTNELFFAIAKHTLTVVEVDAVYTKPFATTSIMIAPGQTTTVLMTANQVPDFTGMFVMAARPYLTSVFPFNNSTTIGFLRYKNARTWKGKSPVDPSSLRLHNLPAMEDTAFATKFSDKIKSLASPQYPCNVPKTIDKRVITTISLNLQDCPENKTCLGLKGKSFFASMNNQSFVRPSISILESYYKNLTTSSFSSDFPQKPPNNFDYTGGHPLTQNMNTKFGTKLLVLPYGTNIEIVLQDTSFLNLENHPIHVHGHNFFIVGSGFGNFNEARDPKRYNLVDPPERNTVAVPSGGWAAIRIKADNPGVWFVHCHLEQHTSWGLATGFIVQNGQGPSQSLLPPPHDLPSC, encoded by the exons ATGGAGGCCGTGCGCAAACATTATGGTATTTTGCTAGCATCACTAGCTATAATCGCCGCGGCGTTACCGTGTTGTTCTTCAGAAACAACTAGAAGGTTTCAATTTAAT GTTGAGTGGAAGAAGGTGACACGTTTGTGCACAACGAAGCAGCTTCTAATGGTGAACGGGCAGTATCCAGGCCCAACCATAGCTGTTCATGAAGGTGATAACGTTGAGATTAAGGTCAAAAATCGGATTGCTCAGAATACTACCCTTCATTG GCATGGTGTAAGGCAGCTAAGAACAGGATGGGCTGATGGACCAGCTTACATTACCCAATGCCCCATCAGAGGAGGCCAGTCCTACACCTACAAGTTCACTGTTACTGGCCAAAGAGGGACACTACTATGGCATGCTCACTATGCTTGGCAAAGGGCATCTGTTTACGGTGCTTTAATCATCTACCCTCGCATCCCATATCCATTCTCACACCCAATTCAAGCTGAAATCCCCATCATTTTTG GAGAATGGTGGAATGGGGATccagatgaaattgaaaaaacaatgctGTTAACAGGAGGAGGGCCAGACAGTTCCAATGCCTACACCATAAATGGATTACCAGGACCTCTCTATCCTTGCTCTAACCAAG atACTTTTATTCAGACGGTGGAATATGGCAAGACCTATTTGCTTAGGATCATCAATGCAGCTCTAACAAATGAGCTCTTCTTTGCGATAGCGAAACATACGTTGACAGTAGTGGAGGTTGATGCAGTCTACACTAAACCCTTCGCAACCACTTCCATTATGATTGCTCCTGGACAGACCACTACTGTTTTAATGACTGCAAACCAAGTTCCAGACTTCACAGGCATGTTTGTCATGGCAGCAAGGCCTTATCTTACCTCTGTGTTCCCCTTCAACAACTCCACCACAATCGGCTTCTTGAGGTACAAAAATGCAAGGACCTGGAAAGGAAAATCCCCAGTTGATCCGAGCAGCCTTAGACTTCACAACCTTCCAGCAATGGAAGACACTGCATTTGCCACAAAATTTTCGGACAAGATTAAAAGTCTTGCATCTCCTCAGTACCCATGTAATGTGCCTAAAACAATTGACAAACGAGTGATAACAACTATAAGTCTTAACCTTCAAGACTGTCCAGAAAACAAAACCTGCTTGGGCTTAAAGGGCAAGAGTTTCTTCGCTTCAATGAACAACCAATCATTCGTTCGCCCTTCCATCTCAATATTGGAAAGCTATTACAAGAACCTCACCACCAGTAGTTTCTCCTCTGATTTCCCACAAAAACCaccaaataattttgattatacTGGTGGGCATCCATTGACTCAAAACATGAACACGAAATTCGGCACGAAACTTTTAGTACTGCCTTATGGCACAAACATAGAAATTGTGTTGCAAGACACAAGTTTTCTTAATTTGGAGAACCATCCAATTCATGTCCATGGTCACAACTTCTTCATTGTTGGGAGTGGATTTGGAAACTTCAACGAAGCCAGGGATCCGAAAAGATACAATCTTGTCGATCCTCCAGAAAGGAACACAGTGGCAGTTCCAAGTGGGGGATGGGCTGCTATTAGGATCAAGGCAGATAATCCAGGAGTTTGGTTCGTACATTGTCACCTTGAGCAACATACTTCATGGGGTCTAGCAACTGGCTTTATTGTCCAAAATGGTCAGGGACCATCTCAAAGCTTGCTTCCCCCCCCTCATGATCTCCCCTCCTGCTAA
- the LOC18105556 gene encoding laccase-1 isoform X2: MEGVRKHYGILLASLAIIAAALPCCSSQTTRRFQFNVEWKQVTRLCTTKQLLMVNGQYPGPTIAVHEGDNVEINVKNQIAQNTTLHWHGVRQLRTGWADGPAYVTQCPIRGGQSYTYKFTVTGQRGTLLWHAHYAWQRASVYGAFIIYPRIPYPFSHPIQAEIPIIFGEWWNGDPDEVENRMMLTGAGPDSSNAYTINGLPGPLYPCSNQDTYIQTVEYGKTYMLRIINAALADELFFAIAKHTLTVVEVDAVYTKPFATTSIMIAPGQTTTVLMTANQVPDFTGMFVMAARPYLTSVFPFNNSTTIGFLRYKNARTWKGKSPVDPSSLKLHNLPAMEDTAFATKFSDKIKSLASPQYPCNVPKTIDKRVITTISLNIQDCPENKTCSGYKGKSFFASMNNQSFVRPSISILESYYKNLTTGSFSSDFPEKPPNNFDYTGGDPLTQNMNTKFGTKLIVVPYGTNVEIVLQDTSFVNLENHPIHVHGHNFFIVGSGFGNFNEARDPKRYNLVDPPERNTVAVPSGGWAAIRIKADNPGVWFIHCHLEQHTSWGLATGFIVQNGQGPSQSMLPPPQDLPSC, from the exons ATGGAGGGTGTGCGCAAACATTATGGTATTTTGCTAGCATCACTAGCTATAATCGCCGCGGCGTTACCGTGTTGTTCTTCACAAACAACTAGAAGGTTTCAATTTAAT GTTGAGTGGAAGCAGGTGACACGTTTGTGCACAACGAAGCAACTTCTAATGGTGAATGGGCAGTATCCAGGCCCAACCATAGCTGTTCATGAAGGTGATAATGTTGAGATTAACGTCAAAAATCAGATTGCTCAGAATACTACCCTTCATTG GCATGGTGTAAGGCAGCTAAGAACAGGATGGGCTGATGGACCAGCTTACGTTACCCAATGCCCCATTAGAGGAGGCCAGTCCTACACCTACAAGTTCACTGTTACTGGCCAAAGAGGGACTCTACTATGGCATGCTCACTATGCTTGGCAAAGGGCATCTGTTTACGGTGCTTTCATCATCTACCCTCGCATCCCATATCCATTCTCACACCCAATTCAAGCTGAAATCCCCATCATTTTTG GAGAATGGTGGAATGGGGATCCAGATGAAGTTGAAAACAGAATGATGTTAACAGGAGCAGGGCCAGACAGTTCCAATGCCTACACCATCAATGGATTGCCAGGACCTCTCTATCCTTGCTCTAATCAAG atACTTATATTCAGACGGTGGAATATGGCAAGACCTACATGCTTAGGATCATCAATGCAGCTCTAGCGGATGAGCTCTTCTTTGCGATAGCGAAACATACGTTGACAGTAGTGGAGGTTGATGCAGTCTACACTAAACCCTTCGCAACCACCTCCATTATGATTGCTCCTGGACAAACCACTACTGTTTTAATGACAGCAAACCAAGTTCCAGACTTCACAGGCATGTTTGTCATGGCAGCAAGGCCTTATCTTACCTCTGTGTTCCCCTTCAACAACTCCACCACAATCGGCTTCTTGAGGTACAAAAATGCAAGGACCTGGAAAGGAAAATCCCCAGTTGATCCGAGCAGCCTTAAACTTCACAACCTTCCAGCAATGGAAGACACTGCATTTGCCACAAAATTTTCGGACAAGATTAAAAGTCTTGCATCTCCTCAGTACCCATGTAATGTGCCTAAAACAATTGACAAACGAGTGATAACAACTATAAGTCTTAACATTCAAGACTGTCCAGAAAACAAAACCTGCTCGGGCTACAAGGGCAAGAGTTTCTTCGCTTCAATGAACAACCAATCATTCGTTCGCCCTTCCATCTCAATATTGGAAAGCTATTACAAGAACCTCACCACCGGTAGTTTCTCCTCTGATTTCCCAGAAAAACCaccaaataattttgattatacTGGTGGGGATCCATTGACTCAAAACATGAACACGAAATTCGGCACGAAACTTATAGTAGTGCCTTATGGCACAAACGTAGAAATTGTGTTGCAAGACACAAGTTTTGTTAATTTGGAGAACCATCCAATTCATGTCCATGGTCACAACTTCTTCATTGTTGGGAGTGGATTTGGAAACTTCAACGAGGCCAGGGATCCGAAAAGATACAATCTTGTCGATCCTCCAGAAAGGAATACAGTGGCAGTTCCAAGTGGGGGATGGGCTGCTATTAGGATCAAGGCAGATAATCCAGGAGTTTGGTTCATACATTGTCACCTTGAGCAACATACTTCATGGGGTCTAGCAACTGGCTTTATTGTCCAAAATGGTCAGGGACCATCTCAAAGCATGCTTCCCCCCCCTCAAGATCTCCCCTCCTGCTAA
- the LOC18105556 gene encoding laccase-1 isoform X3: MEGVRKHYGILLASLAIIAAALPCCSSQTTRRFQFNVEWKQVTRLCTTKQLLMVNGQYPGPTIAVHEGDNVEINVKNQIAQNTTLHWHGVRQLRTGWADGPAYVTQCPIRGGQSYTYKFTVTGQRGTLLWHAHYAWQRASVYGAFIIYPRIPYPFSHPIQAEIPIIFGEWWNGDPDEVENRMMLTGAGPDSSNAYTINGLPGPLYPCSNQDTYIQTVEYGKTYMLRIINAALADELFFAIAKHTLTVVEVDAVYTKPFATTSIMIAPGQTTTVLMTANQVPDFTGMFVMAARPYLTSVFPFNNSTTIGFLRYKNARTWKGKSPVDPSSLRLHNLPAMEDTAFATKFSDKIKSLASPQYPCNVPKTIDKRVITTISLNLQDCPENKTCLGLKGKSFFASMNNQSFVRPSISILESYYKNLTTSSFSSDFPQKPPNNFDYTGGHPLTQNMNTKFGTKLLVLPYGTNIEIVLQDTSFLNLENHPIHVHGHNFFIVGSGFGNFNEARDPKRYNLVDPPERNTVAVPSGGWAAIRIKADNPGVWFVHCHLEQHTSWGLATGFIVQNGQGPSQSLLPPPHDLPSC, translated from the exons ATGGAGGGTGTGCGCAAACATTATGGTATTTTGCTAGCATCACTAGCTATAATCGCCGCGGCGTTACCGTGTTGTTCTTCACAAACAACTAGAAGGTTTCAATTTAAT GTTGAGTGGAAGCAGGTGACACGTTTGTGCACAACGAAGCAACTTCTAATGGTGAATGGGCAGTATCCAGGCCCAACCATAGCTGTTCATGAAGGTGATAATGTTGAGATTAACGTCAAAAATCAGATTGCTCAGAATACTACCCTTCATTG GCATGGTGTAAGGCAGCTAAGAACAGGATGGGCTGATGGACCAGCTTACGTTACCCAATGCCCCATTAGAGGAGGCCAGTCCTACACCTACAAGTTCACTGTTACTGGCCAAAGAGGGACTCTACTATGGCATGCTCACTATGCTTGGCAAAGGGCATCTGTTTACGGTGCTTTCATCATCTACCCTCGCATCCCATATCCATTCTCACACCCAATTCAAGCTGAAATCCCCATCATTTTTG GAGAATGGTGGAATGGGGATCCAGATGAAGTTGAAAACAGAATGATGTTAACAGGAGCAGGGCCAGACAGTTCCAATGCCTACACCATCAATGGATTGCCAGGACCTCTCTATCCTTGCTCTAATCAAG atACTTATATTCAGACGGTGGAATATGGCAAGACCTACATGCTTAGGATCATCAATGCAGCTCTAGCGGATGAGCTCTTCTTTGCGATAGCGAAACATACGTTGACAGTAGTGGAG GTTGATGCAGTCTACACTAAACCCTTCGCAACCACTTCCATTATGATTGCTCCTGGACAGACCACTACTGTTTTAATGACTGCAAACCAAGTTCCAGACTTCACAGGCATGTTTGTCATGGCAGCAAGGCCTTATCTTACCTCTGTGTTCCCCTTCAACAACTCCACCACAATCGGCTTCTTGAGGTACAAAAATGCAAGGACCTGGAAAGGAAAATCCCCAGTTGATCCGAGCAGCCTTAGACTTCACAACCTTCCAGCAATGGAAGACACTGCATTTGCCACAAAATTTTCGGACAAGATTAAAAGTCTTGCATCTCCTCAGTACCCATGTAATGTGCCTAAAACAATTGACAAACGAGTGATAACAACTATAAGTCTTAACCTTCAAGACTGTCCAGAAAACAAAACCTGCTTGGGCTTAAAGGGCAAGAGTTTCTTCGCTTCAATGAACAACCAATCATTCGTTCGCCCTTCCATCTCAATATTGGAAAGCTATTACAAGAACCTCACCACCAGTAGTTTCTCCTCTGATTTCCCACAAAAACCaccaaataattttgattatacTGGTGGGCATCCATTGACTCAAAACATGAACACGAAATTCGGCACGAAACTTTTAGTACTGCCTTATGGCACAAACATAGAAATTGTGTTGCAAGACACAAGTTTTCTTAATTTGGAGAACCATCCAATTCATGTCCATGGTCACAACTTCTTCATTGTTGGGAGTGGATTTGGAAACTTCAACGAAGCCAGGGATCCGAAAAGATACAATCTTGTCGATCCTCCAGAAAGGAACACAGTGGCAGTTCCAAGTGGGGGATGGGCTGCTATTAGGATCAAGGCAGATAATCCAGGAGTTTGGTTCGTACATTGTCACCTTGAGCAACATACTTCATGGGGTCTAGCAACTGGCTTTATTGTCCAAAATGGTCAGGGACCATCTCAAAGCTTGCTTCCCCCCCCTCATGATCTCCCCTCCTGCTAA